The window GGGACATCACGACGAATCCGGATTGGGAGCAGATGTACCAGTACGAGATCCCGGTGCTCGCCAAGGTTCTTCCCGACGGCAGCGAGGTGTGGTGTCGTCCTCCCAATCGCGCTCGCTCCTGGCCTTCAGTTTAGGTGTTTTGAGTCTAGAGTTTGTGTCATCATAGCTCATATCAATGATCGTTTTGCAGGAAAAGCTTCCCAGATTATCGCCTCGTCTAAGCGTGGAGCTCGTGCAGAAGAAAGTGTTTTCTGCCTTTGATCAGTAAGATATTTTCACAGTTTCTTTCAgaaggtgttttttttcttccagtTTTGAGTCAGCAGCTATGAGAATGCCGATGGATAATGGATGGCATATGTGATCTTTACTTGTTGTAATCTTTATTAATCTCTATGGATTTGAGAAATTATACACTAATTTTTCTGGATACTCTATTCGGTTCAGAATAAGTTGTGCTTGCTTATATAATTGATAATCATCCGTATCGCTATAAAAATACAGATAAGCGAGCATCTGAGCACAAGATGTTACCCATATACTCACAGAATGGTTCTTTGGGACAAGAGCAATCTATATAACTCATGCAAATGCACAAGCTGTTTGGATGAAAAATCTCTGAACGCATTAAAGAAACTTATGGTTAACCACCCGTAGCTGGAGGTTTTCCATCTTACTGCTAAAGAACTTAACCATTTCCCCTACAGTGTTTTTGGTCAAAAAGAGAACTTAACCATTTCATATATACACTTGGTTAAGATTTCTTGAGCATTACTCTGCATTAGTGTAGGACTTTCGCTCAGAAGCACTTCATGCAACCTTGGATGTAACTGACAAAATCACATTGAAGGAACAAGTGTAGAATCAACTGCAGAAGACAGTAACAACAGTTATCTGACCTGAAGGCACTGGCCTGTAGAGTGCATGGATAACagataaaataaatcaacttgaGGTTCGAATACTGAAACTTGTGTTCAACTCTTTATAACTAAGATAAACATTTATCATAGAAATAATAATATTCAGATGATAAAATGAAAACCTAACATCTGAATCCCTGTCTTGCTGTCATGTAAACTAATTTACTCTTGTTTGTTTGCTCTAATTTACATTAATGCATGTTTCATAGTTATAACTCTAAGATGTAACAAAAACGTGCATCAATCTTGCTAAACAATATAAGAACACTTAAGGACTAGCTTGGTAATTCTATAAGCAACTTACTTATTTTGATGGGGATGCTGGCACAAGGGACATTGGTTTTGCAAGTGGAGAGCGATTTTTCCTGTCAGTGTGTACACTCCAACTATCAAACCTCGTCGGTATTTCTGGTGGTACCATCATGGGAGATATCGTCGATAACCTGCGATGTACAGAGACAGTTTTTCTTCTTTCCAAAGCCGGGCATGAAAAACTTCCATAAGGCTTGGTGGTAGTTGGCTGTGGATGTTCAGGATTGGATGGGGATAGTGATggtgctggagctggagctggattAGGAGCACATGATGGAATATAACTTTGTAGACATGGTGACAGCCACAAATTCTCAATCATGCCAAATATTGGGTTTAGGTCAAGGTTTTTTGGAATTAATTTAATGATGATTTGGGCTAGTTGTTTCAGTCTGTAGGTTTCTAGATAATTGCTAGGATAGTTTGGGGCAATTAAAATGTGGACTGTAACGGGCAGGTTGATCGTCGAACCATTTTCATTTGTTATCTCTACAATTAAGTCCTGCACAAAATAAAATGTTGTCACTTGCTGtcaaatacttcctccatttcacagtgtaagactttctagcattgcccacattcatttagatgttaatgaatctagacatacatatgtgtttagattcattaacatctatatgtatgtggataatggtagaaagtcttacattgtgaaaggGAGGGAGTAACTGACTATATCAGATGAGATAAGATGTATGGACCTCATATGGTGTCAGCTGCAATATAATTCTAAGCTCACTCTCTAGCTCCTTGAGGTGCACCCTTAGTTGTTGTATAGTCATGTTGAGTGTGACATTGAAAAGAGCTGTTGGGCATATATTGCCATCAGGTGGTGGAGGCACCGTGATCCCTCCTGGGAACCCCAAGATCTCCAAGCAATGTGGATCTCCAAAGACAGATGATGTCAAAGATAAATTCGACTGCTCAAGCGTAAGTTGTATCAAGTTTTTTCTCAGGGCAATAATGGATTGTGCACTTATGGAGGAATTTCTTGGGTTCGgtagaataccaaattttacataaGTGGAATCCTTATATTTGGATGTATGCATAGAAACCGAAACCTGCAAAATTTTCAGCGATCATTTCAGTATAGCTTGAGTGCAAGACAAATTCTTTTGTCAAAGTGGAATAATGGCATACCGTAGTATTGGGGATCCCTATTTCTCTGTATATGTCCTTTTGTAGCCTTCTGACATGTGGAATGAGCTGTTGACGTTTCTTTAACAAGAAGAAGCTAGCCTGAATTTCACCTGGAGGAATGATAGGCGTTTTCTTTTGAGAGATGCATAAGAGGATAAAGGTAAGCTTGACACACTTTATCTTCATATTTGCTGAAAGCTTAGCTAGCATGAGTAGCTGGTATCTTCTAATCTACCACTATTTGAGATCATTTGGTTACGAAATCTTTTGATTCTACTGTCTGGATTTTGGGGATAATGCATCTGACTTTACAAACATAATTAAATCATGTAGCTTGTCAATTTATATGATCAGACGGTTAATCAGTG of the Oryza sativa Japonica Group chromosome 2, ASM3414082v1 genome contains:
- the LOC4330848 gene encoding uncharacterized protein, with product MGKAGDAEQAVHSTAPAAGHGSAVRRYAATIGGAVDAKCVLVLFLSIGVFVLVLFMLLPLHDHASETIPDDDPGVLPGEIQASFFLLKKRQQLIPHVRRLQKDIYREIGIPNTTVSVSMHTSKYKDSTYVKFGILPNPRNSSISAQSIIALRKNLIQLTLEQSNLSLTSSVFGDPHCLEILGFPGGITVPPPPDGNICPTALFNVTLNMTIQQLRVHLKELESELRIILQLTPYEDLIVEITNENGSTINLPVTVHILIAPNYPSNYLETYRLKQLAQIIIKLIPKNLDLNPIFGMIENLWLSPCLQSYIPSCAPNPAPAPAPSLSPSNPEHPQPTTTKPYGSFSCPALERRKTVSVHRRLSTISPMMVPPEIPTRFDSWSVHTDRKNRSPLAKPMSLVPASPSK